Sequence from the Megalops cyprinoides isolate fMegCyp1 chromosome 4, fMegCyp1.pri, whole genome shotgun sequence genome:
cagcaatgctgaaTACATTCCATTAGATCACATGTTAGAAACTGTTTAGCCCCCCCCTTTAACTTTAAAAGGTTAGTAATATTTCATGTCTAACTCAGAACAGTGGCGCCAAGCTTTTACAGTTGATCCCTTtgtctattaaaaaaaaaaaaaaaaaaacagctaaaatttACACACCTAAAGATTCAGTTTCCCAGACTCCCCGGCAGCCACATGGAATGGGCAAAGACTCCATAGGATTTTGCCCTCTTGTGCTCTTTCACAGTGGAGGAATTCCCATGATGCCTTTCAGTTATGGGACGCTGGGGAGTTTGCACAGCTTCTTGTGGGAACTGAGAGTCTTTAGGTCATTGCATTCAAACAAAGAACAGGTCTATTTGGCTATTAATAACAACATTGTTTATGTGTGAATAACAGTTAATAATGTTATAGATCTGGATAGTggccaattttatttttagtgattttttttttgtacgcTGTGGTGGACCGCTCAGAGGTGGTGTGgttctcacacacagcgcaggGTTCTATGGGATGTTCTACATCCTTTCCGGGTCTCATCTCCCAACACGGGGACGAGGGGGGAAAAGCAGCGAGAACGGGGCCACGCAGACAGAACCCCCAGCTTCTAATGGCTCTCAATCACCACTGGCTCAAAGACGCCAGCGGACAccctgaaaaaagagagagagagagagagagagagagagagagagagagagagagagagagagagagagagagagagagagagagagagagggagggagagggagagggagagggagagggagagggagagggagagggagagggagaggcagagggagagggagagggagagggagagagggagagagggagagggagagggagagagagagggagagagagacagagagggagagagagagggagacggagggaaAATGAGTGAGTCATAGTGGTGATGTTGGAAGAGCTGCCTCacctcaaaaacacacactctcacacgcacatacacacccacaatcTCACTTATACAGATGTCAGCACAAATCTGTTCAAATACACGTTCGAATGCtcacgcacaggcacacgcgcacacacacacacttgcctaTACAGACATCCGTGCACATCTGCTCATATAATCATGTGTACGaacgtacgcacgcacacacacacgcgcacacacacacactcctgacctgtcctctctcacctgtttcCCAGCTGAATCCCGCTCAGGGCTGTGGTGCCGTCTCTGCTGACAAACAGTCTCAGGttgctgtctgtgagagagacagagacacatactGCAGTGAGCACACGACACATTCCAGCACCTCACCCTCACTGctacacactcgcacacacctCACCGTCACTGctacacactcgcacacacctcacacacctcaccctcactgccatacactcacacacacctcacacaggtCATGCTCActgccacacactcacacacacctcccgCAGGTCACGCTCACTGCCACGGCTTGATGCACGGCTCAGAGAGAAACGTGTCGATACAGTATTCTACCAGTgcatgcagcagcagtgttacagcaTGCAGGGAACCCTGGATCTCACATGCGGAGCCTCGCCCCAAGCCTCAAGCCTCGCCCCAAGCCTCGCCCCACGCGGCCAACGCCCCTCCGCCCCGCACGGCCAACACCCCTCCGCCCCGAGCATCCTCACCTTCCTTGTTGCTGACATCAGCAAAGTTCTGGCTCTGGACGATCTTCTCCACGATGTCGTCCGCGTCAATGCGGGTGTCGTCCACCCAGGTGGGATGACTCTCCACGGAGTCCTTCTTCCTCCTGTCACAGGtggacggagagagggagggggtgaggaaaAATCCACTCACTACCTTCAGTGTACGAGTAACTACTGGCAACTAGGAGAAAATAGTAGCATCTCTGCCAGGAGCCCAACCTTGTATCCTCTGGAATGATGTGTCTTAACACAAAAGCAGACagctgctttattttattttaatacaaacaCTGTGCATTGTATGGACACTGGAGATTCTACAGGGAACGGTGGTGCGGGCCAAATTTAAGTGGAACACAGACATTTCAGAAATTCAGTAGCCTGCTGAAGTGATCCCGAAGGCATGTAGTGACAGGTATCATTCACCAGGGGGCGCTGAGAGAGAAGTTTCCATAACGCAAAGGAAGGAAAATGTTCTGgtcggggaggggggaaaaaaaaaacaaaaagcagaacaaaaacaacagttctGCCGGGTGTCCTTGCCTGGAGGGTCTGTTGGACGGCAGGACGGGCCGCGGTGGGCGGGGGGGCCTTTCAGGGCGGCTGGGCTCCTTCTCGGCCTCGGGGGGGCCCTCCACGCTGAGGCTGAAGCCCCCGGAGGTGCTGCTGCTAGTGGAGGTGTTGCGGCGGTGGGTGAGGTCGGAcatgctggaggagcaggagtgCTCCGTGCTGTAacctggggggaggaggagggggcaggggggcaccACGGAAAACGGCAGTGAGGAGCAGCGACATCACAACGGCAGCTGTACcacacactctgtctcctcTATCAACTCCATCGCCTTAGCAACACAatagaatcttttttttttttttggaatcatTTGATTGAGTATTCCGttgctctgtctgtcattttaacAGAAACTGTTTCAACTACATCTGAAAGCACAGCATActtttataatattttcatatgtggCTGCTGATATTAAACGCTCGCAGATTTTACTACTCAAACTGAAGAGGGCtgtttgtgggggtgggggggttgggggggggggcacgtgcGCATGGCAAAAAGGGAGGACATGGATAAATCTCCCACAGGGCTCCGCTTCCTGCACTGGTCAGCAGGGCCGACCggacgcaggcacacacacacacacgcacagcctaCTCCATCATCCTGCTTTCCTGTGTCCAGCCGGAGGCAGTGAGACGGTCACAGCACAGACGGCCCTTTGGAAGGACTCTGACGAAAACAACATCGCCAGCCAGTCTGGCGGGGGACACCTCTCTGCAAACGCCACACAGAGGGACATCATAAGGTATAGGTGCAGGAGTAGGCCCTCTCACCTGATATCTTGCTCTGCTGGCTGGCGTAACTGGAGTTGCGGGAGTGGCCAGTGTGGAACACCTCGTCCGGGCTGGACAGGTTCTGATCCGGTTCCTCAGGCAGACCTGAAACCACACAGATCATCTGGAAgttactatactatactatgcTTTGCATTGCCACGGTATGCTACACTATGATACAGTATACTATATTTCTTCAGTAAGGTGAAACTCTGCAGAAACCTGGTACCACAAACCCTCAGGCAGAGACCAGCaatgtagcgtagtggtaagcagtagggcttgtaactgaaaagttgctggttcgattctctgctggggcactgctgctgtacccttgggcaaggtatctaacccacaactgcctcagttaataaccagctgtataaatggatagcatgtgaACATTGtcacctgtgtaagtcgctctggataagagcgtctgctaaatgacgatagTGCAATGTAATGCACAGTACTGGACGCTGATTGCTTAGGTTGCCGTTCAGTGGAGTTTATCCCCACAGTCAGCACCAATCCGATACAATTCTCTCAAGgccacacacaggaaaataGCTTTAGTGCCCAGCCTGTCAAGGGGCAGCTGTTCTCCAAAGGCAGTATAAATATCTCTAAGTCTGAGTGAGCCTGCAGCCCACATGTCTCTCACCTGAGCTGAGCACGGAGGGCCGGGACTTCAGCGAGCGTACCGCGGTGATCCCcccagggggggtgggggctgccCCTGTGCCCTCCCCTTTGCAGTCCAGCTGCAGGGAGTGGTCCTGTCCTGGGATGGAGATGGACTTTGCTGTGCTGGGGGGCctgaaggggggaggggcatgggtgacatcacaatggcaTCACCAGTCACatgacactcagacacataaCAGAAGCATTCAGGGGGCCAGTTTTTGCTGAATCGGACCGCTCCAAATGCATCTCAAAGGTTGAGGGGGGCACACATGTCAATTTATGTAACTTATAAAAAAAGGGATACcttttaaagctttttaaagCCACAGCAGAACAACAGTGAGGAAGAAAAGAGTCGAGGGGAAGAAGTTACTCACGTTTTAAAGCAAGGGTCTCCAGACATCAGGGTCATTCCAATTGTTACCTGGAGGAGATAAAGGACTGAATTAGTCTCAAAAGTCAGAAAGGCAAAAGGTCTACGATGGTGTTCAATCGAGTACACATGACGTTCAGAGCCACCAGCAGGTCTTTCGGAGTCTGGACCCAAACCTGTGTTGGAACCGCGAGAGAGCAGGCGCCCCTCACCTTCAGTATGGAGTTGTCCTGCCGAGTGTTCTTAGTGTCGTAACCCTCCAGCAAACAGCAGCGTACGGTGGAGCCCGAACCAGCAAACTCCGCCATGTTGAGGTCAGCAAAGCCCAGCtggacggagggagggagaggggaaaaatgaccATCAAAGGgagaaacagtggaaaaaaaaaaaaaaaaaacaaaaacaaaaaagtgtgacACCTGCGCATTGTCCTCCACCGAACCACGGAGGCGGACGGAGGGTTAAATTTTCCCCGAGAGTGCCGTTACATAACCAGGGCCGTATGAAGCAGGAGAGGCAAGGCCATCCATCCGTGAAGCACTCTTTCAATTAGGGGCATCTAACAATGTTCGCTCATTCCCCACTCTCagtctctttccatctctccctctctctctctcaagcctcatgcacacagagggacacacaaTGGCAGCTCTGCAGCGACATGTTGCCTAACAGTCGCTAATGGGGGTTCGGTGCAGTTGTTCCCTCACATTAACTCCGATGCTGCCAGCTGTACAGGCGTTTcaagacacccacacacacaggcgtgggCACAAAGGCGTGGGCGCGCACCAAAATTTTCACACCgacacactgtcacagaaatAACTGCCAGCCCTCACGTCTAAACTTTCAACAGCCTCACTGCTGTGGCATTACAATAAACCACAATAAACATCTAACCCAGGTCCATTTAATCACtagggcagagggagagggcagccTAGTTTTAATGGAAAAGGCCAAAGTGGGTGTGAAACCTTACTGTGCGTCAAAGGCGTTTTTTTTAGAA
This genomic interval carries:
- the LOC118776272 gene encoding protein FAM102A-like yields the protein MAFLTKKKKFKFQTHFTLEELTAVPFVNGVLFCKIRLLDGGDFATASSREEVQENCVRWKKKFSFVCKMSANPNTGVLDPCICRVSVRKELKGGKTFSKLGFADLNMAEFAGSGSTVRCCLLEGYDTKNTRQDNSILKVTIGMTLMSGDPCFKTPPSTAKSISIPGQDHSLQLDCKGEGTGAAPTPPGGITAVRSLKSRPSVLSSGLPEEPDQNLSSPDEVFHTGHSRNSSYASQQSKISGYSTEHSCSSSMSDLTHRRNTSTSSSTSGGFSLSVEGPPEAEKEPSRPERPPRPPRPVLPSNRPSRRKKDSVESHPTWVDDTRIDADDIVEKIVQSQNFADVSNKEDSNLRLFVSRDGTTALSGIQLGNRVSAGVFEPVVIESH